Sequence from the Methanobrevibacter arboriphilus genome:
TTACAGCTTTCGCAACAATCACAGGTAAAGACATATCAACTGTAGGGCAAAGTTTAAGTAAAGCATTTATCAGTACAAGTCCAAACAGAGCTTTCCGTACCCTTGGAGTTAGTGTTCAAGATGTAGCTCAACAGGCGGGTATGACTGAAGAATCTTTCCTTAAAATGTGGGAAGCCGCCACCCCTGAAGAAAGAGTAGGGTACTTTGATGAATATATAAAAAAAAATTATGACGTTCAAGAAGTTAATGATAAATTAGCTAATAGTTATGTTACATTAAAACAGAATTTCGATGACACTATGGGTAAAATGGCAACTGCTATGGGCAATATTATATTACCTTTGATTACTCCTCCTTTACAGCAAATATCTAGTGCTCTTGAATGGGTGGCTAATGGGATAAGCACTATTCCTGGACCATTTAAAACTTTATTAGGAATTTTCATTGTAGGAGCTGGTGGTTTAGCTATACTTGCAGGAGGATTTACAGCATTATTAGGCGTGTTTGGTAAAGTAAATAATGCTTTTAGTAGTTTCAAAGGAGCTATGCATTTATGTGAAAATAATAAAACTAGTGCAGTTTGTTTTAATAGTTTAAGTGAGTCAATTAAGGCAAGAGTTAATAATATTAAACAGTCTTTTTTAAGAATGAAAAATAGTGCTAGTTCTATTTTTAGTAGTGTTATTAGTAAAGTTAATAGTTTTAAGACTGCTGTGACTGGTGCTTTATCTAGTGCAGGTAGTAAAATAGGTAGCTTTGCAACCACAGCAGGTAGTAAATTAAAAACATTAGGCACTGCTTTCCTTGATTCAGGTAGACAAGCATTAACCGCTGCAGGTAATTATGTTAAATCTGGCATAATGGCAGCAGGAAGTGCTATAAAAACAGGCATATTAACTGCCGCTACATGGTTACAAACAGCTGCACAAACAGCACTTAATTTTGTAATGAGTATTAACCCAATATTCCTTATTATTATGGCAATAGCTGCACTTGTTGCTATACTTGCTTACTTATATTTTAATAATGAAACTGTTAGGAATAGTATTAATGCTCTCGGTGCTGGTTTAATGTATGTAGGGCAATTAATTTATGGAACTCTTATAGCTGCATGGAATAATCTTGTAGCTAAACTCATTATTGTTAAGACTGCTATTATTGGTTTTGTATCTGCTGGTTTGGCTGCTTTAAGTAGTTTTCCTGGTCGAGTATGGACTATATTATTAGGGGTAATAGCAAGAGTAGGTAGTTGGGGAGCTAACCTCATAAGTAAGGGGCGTAGTACTGCTAGTAGTTTTGTAAATACTGTTGTTAAATTCTTCACTTCATTGCCTGGCAAGATTTATAATGCTATTAGTGGTGTTGCTGATAAAGTTAAAAGTGTTTTTGCTAATGCAGGTACTGCTGCTTGGACTGCGTTTGTAGCAGCATTAGATAGTGTTAGTGGCGGTTTAGCTAGTATAGCTATTAATGCTGTTACTGGCAGTGGAGGCAGTCCATGGGAGGTTACACATAATAATAATGGTGGTTACGCTGGTAGTCCTTTTGAAGAAACCTCACAAAATAATAATAATAACCAATCAGGGAGTAAGACTGGGAATACTTATGTTTTCAAAAGCTTGTATATGGATAAAGATTTCCCTAATCATGTTATAAATGTGATAGACCGTAGAGATGAATTAGAAAGGATGAGAACAGGAGTATAATATTATGGTTCAAGTTATAATAAGAAACATTAACATCAACCAAGTTGGTAAAACATATCAAGCGATAGAACTCATCCAAAACACTGGAGTGGATAGGAATAACACTCAAAATTATATTAGTGGGGAATTAACGACTGGTAAAACTTATCATAAATTTATGAGGGATAGTAGTGAGGTTATAAAATTTTCAACTATACTTACTAAAAAACAATTGTACGGTGAGGTGGTTGATTATCATAAGCTTTATTTAGAGCTTAAAAAGAATAGTAAAACTCAATCATTACCGGTTATTATTTTAAACGATGATATAGGATTAATTCCTACACGTGTTAATAATATGAAAGATTATGATGTTAAAAAGGTTAATGGATTAAGTTTCAATGGAGTTATAACAAGCCTAACATGGAAAGACAATGTTAATGGTGAGAGAGAGTATTCTTGGGAGATAGCAGAACAAGCAAACTTCACAACAACAATTAAAGATTTCCAAACTTTTAATTATAAAAAAGCAACCGTAAACAGTAATAAAAACAGTAAAACAAAGGCGATAGCAGTTATAAAATATTTGTATAAATGTGGAGTTTTTAAGGCAGATTGTAATAAAAGAGGCCGTAAATGTGTACGATGCCTACAAAGGCTCCTACAATCCGATGGTTACTATAAAAATTATATAGTAGATGGTCTTTGGTGTAAATACACTCAACAAGAATTTAAAAAATGGCAAAGAAAAAAAGCTAAAATCCGAGTAAGTGGAGTATGGGATAAAAATTGTAGAGCATACATTAAGAAAAGGTTTAAAATATGACTTCAAAGCTTTATACACGATACCAAGAACTCGACGAGGTTGATAAAAACAGTAATGAGTTCAAAGAAGTGCCAATATTCAATGATTGGAACATAAAACGTGACTGGAATAAAGCAGGAAGTCTAACATTCAAATCACCCACTTATCTAACCCCTGGAACACATGTAAAACTGGTAAGCACAGACCATAAAACTTTTGGAGGGCAAATAGTTAAGAAAACAGAAGACTCATCCGACTTTTATTCTTACGATTGCCTAGATTATAAAAAGTTTTTATTAACCAGTAAATCTTATTCTCCAGTAAATAAAACTAGTAGTCAAATATTAAAAGCATTAGTCGATACTTTCACTACTAATAAACAAATTTTAGAATTTAAAATAAGTAAAACCAAGAATGTTTTCCCAAGCTTAGTATTTCAAGATAAACCATTATTAGAAATTATAAGTAACCTATTAAGCCTTGAATACAAAAGAGGCACTCTTATTTATTTTGATGTTGATGAAAACGGAACTTTAACATGGAAACCATACCCACAAGAAATTAAAGGATACAGTTTAAGTATAGCTAATAAATACACCAATAGTCTTGATTATTCAGAGATTGCAACATCTTACAGTTTATTAGACCCTAACAACAGCACATTAAAAAGTTCTACTAATTGGGATTTATCAAATATTTGGGGAGTTATAAATTTAACAAAAACCCTAACGGCAAATAATACAACCACTAATGAAAGTAATAAATCAGATAAAGAAATAAGTAGAATAGTGCTTGATATTAACAAACAATTAAGAAACACTAGTTATAATAGCTGTGATTGTTTTTGCATGAGTGACCGTATATTTAATAAACTTAAAGCTCATCATGTTCCTTGTAAAATAATATCTTATTATTCCCCGTATGCTAGTAGTGGAACACACCGTACTGTCATGTATAAAAATAGTAAAGGGTGGAAAGATTTTAATTATAATGGATTTAGCACTATGTTGAAGCCAATGAGTGTACGGAAAAATCTTAAAGATCCTTTTGAAGGTAAAATTTATAATGGGTGATTATTTTGACAAGTTATAAAGGAAGTACTGTTCAAGCGGGGGTTCGTTGGGAATATGATAAAAAAACAATAACTGTTAGAATGGTTCCTGGTGGTTGGGATAGAGTAAAAAGAGGTTATAAATATATACTTTATAAAAAATCATGGGAAAATTATTGTCCTCACTGTAAAAAAGCAGGAATATTATACCCTCATGGAGCAAAAGGCAGAAAAACAGCAACAGAAGGAGAAATAACTTGTAAACAATGTGATAATGATTTCGATGGAGTAACAGGTTATAAAAAAATTTATGGTTCAAAATTACACTTAAAAAAAGCAAGTAGTAATAGTTCAACTAATGCTAAAACCGAAACAACCCAACAGGATAAAAAAGAAGCACTTACGGAACTTAAGAAAGATTATAAAGATAAAAGTAAACCTAAAAAAGATTTCAAACTAACCATACCTCCACTAAAAGGGATAAGTGAGGGTAAATATATTGAATTAAAACCACCCTTAGTTAAAAAAGCCAAAACATTCTTCATAGGGCAAATAGACACAAGCCCCATAGATATGACATTAACACTCTACGATAGATTGCCAGATGTTGGAACAGAATATTCTAATGGTGGAAGTACTAAGAGTGTTACGAGTAAAGGCGCAAATAGTACTATTGAAAAAAGGATAATGCTTAAAGGTAAGGAATTAGGAAGTATAACTGATATTTATAAATGGTTAAGAAAAGACGGGGGGAAAGGGGGTTTCCGTTATAAATATTATCTTAATCATGTAAAAGAAGAAAGTGTATACAATTTCGGACCAACCAGTGCTAAATATTGTTGGGAAAATAAAACCGCAAACTGTGTAGATTTTGCTTGGATATTTTATACAATGTGTCGTGGGGCAGGAATAAAAGTAAAGATTATTCAAGGAAAAGGATATTGGAAAAATGCAACTTATAGGCATTTTTGGAACGCATACAAAGGCAAAATTTATGATTGCAGTTCTTCAGCATGTCTAAAATATAAACAAACAAGAGTGGTGATATAAAATGGATTATGGTACAGATTTAAAGAGTGGTGGAAGTCTTGACAGTAGAGGGCAAATACCAATTGTGAGTGGTTTGGATAATCTCCGTCAAAGTATCCGTAATAGGCTCATGACATATAAGGGTACTTATTCATATATCAACGATTCGCTTGGTAGTGATTTAAGAGAATTCATAGGTGAAGACAATAACGAGATAACCCGAGCCTTAATTTGTTTAGAAATTGAAACAGTAACACTCGAAGACCCAAGGATTAGTAAATGTCAAGCATATTACGAAAATGGGGAATATAAATTACAGGTAACTCCTTTAACTGATGATGAGGAAGATTTTATAATTGAGGGGATATTTTGAACATAACAGAACAATCATTCACACAAGCAGATGGTGTTGAAAGAAAATTAACAGACATAGTACAAGAAATTATGGACCGTGTGAGTAACAGTTACCTTAGTGGTTTATCAACGGTTAATGACTGGTCAGAGAATGGTGAGAACTTTAAACAAGCTGTTAATCAAGGATTGATACAATATGACCTTGAGGTTTTAATAGACCTTGTTAAACAAGCTAATTTTATTAAAAGTGCTGAGGGTGATGCACTTGATGATATTGGGGAAAGAAAAGGGGTGTACCGTGAAGAGGGGTCATTCGCAACAGGAACCGTTAATTTAACATTAACCCCCATACCTACAAGCAATATAACAATCTACAATGGTACAGAGGTAAGTACAGAGGATAGTATAATATTCATATTAAAAGAAGACATAACCTTCAACACAGGAACAGGCACTATAACAGCTGATGTAATCTGTGATGAACACGGAGTAATAGGTAATGTTAAAGCAGGAACTATAAACACAATAATAACAGACTTACCATACAATTTAACCGTTACTAACCCATATGATTTCACAACAGGGGTGGATGAAGAAACCGATGATGATTACCGTGAAAGAATAAGAAACAGTTCATCTCCAGGTACTAGTTTATGGTTTGAAGAAACAGCTAAAACACTTGTAACTGATGCATTATACAATCTTACAGATTATCAACATGGAACACTTGTTTATAAACCAACAAGTGGAGTAACAACTGAAGATTTAATACAATTATTCAGTAAAAAAGAGAATAGTATTGTTAATCATGAATTAACCATAAGTGAGGCTGAGAGCTGTGCGGTTATTGATGAAACAATGAGCATAACCATTTATATGAGAGCTAATTTTAGTTTTGAAACAGCATTAGAACAAATAATAATCAACATTAATAATTATATTGATAAATTACCATTAGGAGGGGTTTTTAACCCTGATTGTTTACGATTTTACTGTGAAACAGTCGAAGGAGTAGGATATGCAAGTTTAACAGGATTCGAAACTGTTGATTTAACCAATACCGAATATGCCATTATAAATGGAGATTTACAAATAAACCAAGGAGATTGATTATAATGGCTTATGATGGCTCATCATTTTTTGGGGACATTATTTGTGACAATTACCCTGAAGATTATAATATGATGAACCCACCTAATGATATGGGTTGGTTTTTTTATAATCTTGAAGGAAAAAGTTTTGATTTTGTTGAAGAACTTCTTAGTCAATTATCATTAGATTTAAGTCCTGTAAGATGTTCAGATAGTTACCTTCATTTGTATGGTGAAGATTTGAAGTTGAAAAAAGACCCTACTTGGAGTTATAGTGAATATAGAGCGTTAATTTTGATAAGGTATTATAATATTATGACTCTTAGGGGATTAGAAACTGTTCTTAATAAATTGTATATTGATGTTCTTGATGACAGTACAGGATATATAACCTGTGATTACACAGTTGTAGGATTCAGAGTTAGTGATGAAAACACACTTAATGAGCTAATTAGTGATGAAACCACAACAAATGACCTTTTAACAGACACAGTCGGAACAATAGTGCATATAAATGTACCTAATGGTGTTGAAACAGATATTATTGAATTTTTAAGGGATTATCTGCCTTATGAGGTAACATTATGATAGATTATGAAAGATTAAGACAAGGAATAGAAGACACAACACTAATACCCATAGATACGGAACGATTGTTGAGCAGTGCAACCGAAGAAGGAGAGTTTATTAAAACAAGTATCAAAGGAGTAGTAACGATGATTTTCAATAAAGACTATGAATGTGTAGAATGTTATGGAGAAACAATAACAGAACAACCGCCAAATATGGAATGTGAGGAATTATAATGGTTTATGATGAAAACGATGCTTATAGTAGAGCGAATGACCCAATTTATGATAAGAATTTGAATAGTAGTATAGCCGTTGGTGGAGTGTTAGAAATGATACTTAACACCCAAATACCATCAGGCTTTAGCACTGGGCTTTTTAATGGTACTGAAACACCACAAAGGACTAAATTTTTAAATGTGAATCTTGTTAATAATACTGCGACTAATAATGGTGATGAGCTTGTTGGGGCTAATGGTAATGCTTTCACACTTGATTGTACGGTGTTTTTAACTAATTTTAAAAGTTGGAATAAAATAACCTTTGAGGGAACAGGATTATCCAATATTGGTCTGGTGTTGAAAGATGAAAATAACACTACAATACGGAGCATTACTAATGGTGAGGATTTAACTAGTTATATTATTGATAAAACACGGTTGAAGATTGTTGTTAGTTTTACTGGTGCTTGTACTATTACTAATATCATATTGGGAGTTAATACTAAGAAGTATGATAATAATAACCTTATTAATTTACCTACACAACAAATAATAGGCTTAGAAGACTGGAAAACAGGAGTAGAAGAAGACCTAGAAACTGTTAGTATTGGCACGTCAAACATTCAAAATGGTAGTGTTACTAATGATAAAATCGCAAGTAATGCGGTAACAACAGCAAAAATATCAGATAGTAATGTTACTACAAGTAAATTAGCAGATAATGCAGTGACAACACCTAAAATAACAGACAATAATATAACAACAAGTAAAATAAATGATAAATCAGTAACCACTAGTAAAATAAATGATAATGCAGTGACAAACACACAACTAGCAAATAATAGTGTAAATAGTTCAAACATTATAGATGGAAGCATAGTAAATGCAGACATAAACGATAATGCACTAATAGCACTATCAAAAATAGCAACAGACAATTTAACATTAGTAGGATCTGGTTCATGGGTAGATAATCCCACACACCCAATGGGTGATTTTACTGTAAAACAATACATGTTTAATAATCTTAATGTAATGTTAACAGTTGTAACCTTCCGTGGAAGGGAACCTACTCAATTAGATTTTAAAGAATCATATAGTAATGTTTTACCAATCGCTCCTAAAACTGTTTTAGCTTGTTGGGGCGAAAATAAAAGAGGTACAGTTGATAGTGGTTTAGTTGATACTAATTGTAGTTGGAGCGTATATAAAGGTAGTAAAAATGTTACTTTTATTTATTATCAAGGATCTCTTCGTATTTTAAGCTGGGATTTTTTCATGTTAAGTATACAATAAAAAGGGGTTTTACTATGAATATTAAAGGTATTGTATTAGCTAAAAGAGATAATCAATACGATGTGCGATTAGAAAACACCACACGGAATATAATCACTTATGTTGAGAATACGACTGGATTAGAATTAGAAATAGGAGATATTGTAATAGTAACCTACACTGACTATAACGACCCTCCTATTATTACGAATGTTTATGATAAAACGATTAGTGGTGATGGTGAAGATGGACGTAGTATATTGTCTGTTGATAAGGTTGAAAGTGATGGTCTTGTTGATATTTACCGTATAACTTATAGTAAAGAGCCTGTTTATTCTTATTTTCAGGTTAAAAATGGTGAAGACGGAACAGATGGAGATAATGGGGTTAGTATAACAAGTGTAAGTAAAATAAGCACCGTTGGATTGGTAGATACATACCGTATTAGTTTTAGTAACAGTACACACACAGATTTCACAGTTACAAATGGGGCTGATGGTGCTACCGAAACAGGTAGTAGTATATTAAGTAAACTTTCAAACGTGGATGGGGCAGGGTCTGGATTAGATGCTGACTTGTTAGATGGGCATAATAGTGATTATTTCGCAACAGCCTCGAGTGTGAGTAGTATTCCTGTTATTAATATTGGTAGTTTCACTATTTCTTCTGTTACTGCGAATACTGCTGGGACTGTGGATATTACTCCTCCTAGTGGTGCTAGTAGTAGTAAGTTTGTGTTTTTCACTAAAGGGGGTAATGGTGCTTATTATATTCAATATCAACAGTTGAATGGTTCTAATTGGACTATAAGGTATCGTTTTGAGTCTACTGGAACTAATATAGTGGTTTATTATGCGTGGTGGTAATTTATGTTGGTTGGTTATGAATTAAACAGTAGTTTGCAGGTTGTTTGTTGGTATTTTGATTTAGAAGATTTAGAAGTGTCTACTATTGAAGTAGCTGATGATTTTATTGAAACATTAGAAAACAAACAATATAAAATAATAAACAATAAATTAGTCCGTGATATTAGTAAAGAAACAGTATTAAATCGTATTATGGAATTAGAAACACAACAAGAACCTTTAACTGATGAGGAGTATTTGGAAAGGTTGGAGAATGATGCATGACAGACAGATTAAAACAGATACGAAAAAGATTAAGCGAATTAGCTTTTTTAAGGTTTTTAGATGATAACGAAGAGTATTATTTTGAACAATTAAGGTTAGAGAAAGAATACATGGAAATCAAAAACAAAGAGGGTTAAAAAATGAACAAAATAGAACAATTAATAAATTATATAAAACAAAATCCAAGAAAAATATTAGAAAACATAACAGGTTATTTAACTATTATTATAGCAATACTGGGGTATATTGGTGCTTATGGAGCAGGATATGGATTAAACGCTGAGGTTGTAGGTGGGGTTATAGCTTTGAGTGCTATGTTGAATCGTATACTTACAATATTGCGGGTGGATTTCCTTAAAGATGAGATAAGAGATTTGGAAACAGAAAAAGAGTCTGATGAAGATTATGAGGAGTGTTTATATTATGGCTGATTTATCAAATAAAGAACTTTTAATAACTTATGGTAATTACCAAGACATGATACGAAGAACAAGAGCTTACCGTAAAGGTAATGGTAAAAACCCTACTAATGTTTATTTAAATAGTTCCAAGAAGGATTATATAAGTTATAAACAGTTAAAAGATATGTATAAAAGGGTTAAACAGTATAAAAAGGATAAACCTAAAAAAGTATTAAATAATGTTTGGATAAAAAAACCCAAAAACACAGTTAATGTTTTAACTCCTAAATATAATAATCCAACAGTTAATATTAAAGGTAAAAAATACATTCCTAAGAATTTCACAGAGTTTTATAACTTGATGGGTGGTTTTGGATATTCTTACTATTATAATGATATTTACACATTATCCCAAGAGATTAAAAATTTAACCATTGGTAAAGCAATGAATTGCACTGACTTTGCACAATTAGGTGTATATATAGCTTCACAATTTAAAAAAGACAATAAATCCATTTATCAAACAAGATACAGACACGTAAATTGTAAATCAGGTTCAGGACATACCCAATTTGAAATAAAAGGTGGAGAATTTAATAAATGGACTATTGTAGATATAAGTGCTAAAGCTGATAAAAACAGTAAAGTTTATCCAATTGGTACTGGTTGGTGTTTAAACGGAACTGTTAGAGGATATAACGAAAGTTGGGTTTTATCAGATGATGGTAAAAGTTAAACTTTAATTCCTTTTTTTTATTTTACATTTTTGAGTATTTTTATTTTACATTTTTGTGATTATTTTTGAAACATTATTATTTTTTATAAAACATGGAGCATAAAACACTATGAACATTGTAAAAAGCGGATTTGTAAATGGCAAACAAAGATACAGTATCATTAATGATGGAGACATAATTAAATCCTCATATGATAAACACAAACTACAAGATTACCTTAATCCTCCAATAGAACCAGTATGCGAAGAAATAACAGAAGAAACACAAATATTAGATTTAGACAACATAGAAGATGATACATTAATAACATATAAAGGAACTGTAAATAATGGAATTAAAAGAATAGATGAATTTAAAATAATTAAAAATACCTCAGATGTATTAGAAGTTTATTTACCAAAAGATGAAAAATTATCTATATTTCCAGTAGGGGACTTACATATAGGTTCGCCACAATTTAATAAAGAATGGTTAGATTATTGGTTTGATATAATAGCTAAATGTAAAAATTATGTTGTGGTTTATCTTATGGGTGATATTTTTGAAGTAGCTAGTAAAAAAGTTGGAGATAGCTCATTTAGACAAAAATATGATGTTAATGACCAAGAACATATATTTAAAAAAAAAGTAAATAATCTTAAAAAAAGATTAGGATATAACCCGTTTAGAGCATCTGTTAGTGGAAATCATGATAAAAGATTATTAGAACTGGATTATAGTTTAAATAGGTCAATGAGTGAAGATTTAGATATTCTAAAATATGGGCATAAAATATATGATACAATTATAGTTAATGGAAAAACACTAAAAATACATTTATACCATGGAAAACACACAAATAAAGAACAGCATTTAAGACAAGGGGCATTTATAAGAGATACAAATAAAAAATCAGCTGACTTATTTTTAGAAGGACATAATCATGATACTGATGTATTTAGTACTTATATAACTGGAGACGGTGTAAATTACCGCAGATTCTTTGGTTTTACTGGTTCTGCATTGGATTATAAAGATGGTTATGCTGATGAAAAAGATTTAATAGAAATACCTAAAGGGTTTATAGAGTATGAAATATACCCGAATGGTGGGTTAAACGGTAAAGAGTATCATAGTGATTTAATTGATTGGGAAAAGTGATAAAAATGAATATTGCTGAAAACCTTAAAATTGCACTACTAGACCAATACGAAGACAATACCCTTTTAACCAAATGTTACCTAACCATTCATTTACTTGAAGGACTGGTCTTGCAAAACCTATACTACCTATCTGAAGACAAGGAAACAGTAACTTGCTATCATGATACGGGTGTTAATCATGAAATAAAACTAATACAAAAAAATAAAATAATATTGGTTGAACCTCAATATGAGAATGTTGAAGTTAAAAAAGAAACAGACATGATGATAAGCTAAAAAAAGTTTATTTGTTATGTCTTCTTTTTTATTCCCAATACTGTAATAATTATTAAGTTTTTATTATTAAAAATATCATGTTCAACAAAAACCACCATAAAAACAATAATGTTTAATTATT
This genomic interval carries:
- a CDS encoding phage tail protein, with amino-acid sequence MADEEITIRISTEVDDESLQSLRAQIEEMNGASIKPEIEIDEAAEKLQELQALEDEIQDRIINLDMNTDGADEKVSELNNLLLDVQNEQFFIDVDTGDAAEEIERIKTSLDELDGSGAQQTAEDVEGIGDAAANSSAELDDLTTVLGGITAIASGATLDSFATSASDAKLSTMGLSQALQLNESSATMDAVNAKVGEFAKRTTLGKGQIRSMWSQFGVGGVRSLDTLSTLTEDVTAFATITGKDISTVGQSLSKAFISTSPNRAFRTLGVSVQDVAQQAGMTEESFLKMWEAATPEERVGYFDEYIKKNYDVQEVNDKLANSYVTLKQNFDDTMGKMATAMGNIILPLITPPLQQISSALEWVANGISTIPGPFKTLLGIFIVGAGGLAILAGGFTALLGVFGKVNNAFSSFKGAMHLCENNKTSAVCFNSLSESIKARVNNIKQSFLRMKNSASSIFSSVISKVNSFKTAVTGALSSAGSKIGSFATTAGSKLKTLGTAFLDSGRQALTAAGNYVKSGIMAAGSAIKTGILTAATWLQTAAQTALNFVMSINPIFLIIMAIAALVAILAYLYFNNETVRNSINALGAGLMYVGQLIYGTLIAAWNNLVAKLIIVKTAIIGFVSAGLAALSSFPGRVWTILLGVIARVGSWGANLISKGRSTASSFVNTVVKFFTSLPGKIYNAISGVADKVKSVFANAGTAAWTAFVAALDSVSGGLASIAINAVTGSGGSPWEVTHNNNGGYAGSPFEETSQNNNNNQSGSKTGNTYVFKSLYMDKDFPNHVINVIDRRDELERMRTGV
- a CDS encoding XkdQ/YqbQ family protein, with the translated sequence MTSKLYTRYQELDEVDKNSNEFKEVPIFNDWNIKRDWNKAGSLTFKSPTYLTPGTHVKLVSTDHKTFGGQIVKKTEDSSDFYSYDCLDYKKFLLTSKSYSPVNKTSSQILKALVDTFTTNKQILEFKISKTKNVFPSLVFQDKPLLEIISNLLSLEYKRGTLIYFDVDENGTLTWKPYPQEIKGYSLSIANKYTNSLDYSEIATSYSLLDPNNSTLKSSTNWDLSNIWGVINLTKTLTANNTTTNESNKSDKEISRIVLDINKQLRNTSYNSCDCFCMSDRIFNKLKAHHVPCKIISYYSPYASSGTHRTVMYKNSKGWKDFNYNGFSTMLKPMSVRKNLKDPFEGKIYNG
- a CDS encoding transglutaminase domain-containing protein, with protein sequence MTSYKGSTVQAGVRWEYDKKTITVRMVPGGWDRVKRGYKYILYKKSWENYCPHCKKAGILYPHGAKGRKTATEGEITCKQCDNDFDGVTGYKKIYGSKLHLKKASSNSSTNAKTETTQQDKKEALTELKKDYKDKSKPKKDFKLTIPPLKGISEGKYIELKPPLVKKAKTFFIGQIDTSPIDMTLTLYDRLPDVGTEYSNGGSTKSVTSKGANSTIEKRIMLKGKELGSITDIYKWLRKDGGKGGFRYKYYLNHVKEESVYNFGPTSAKYCWENKTANCVDFAWIFYTMCRGAGIKVKIIQGKGYWKNATYRHFWNAYKGKIYDCSSSACLKYKQTRVVI
- a CDS encoding DUF2634 domain-containing protein, with product MDYGTDLKSGGSLDSRGQIPIVSGLDNLRQSIRNRLMTYKGTYSYINDSLGSDLREFIGEDNNEITRALICLEIETVTLEDPRISKCQAYYENGEYKLQVTPLTDDEEDFIIEGIF
- a CDS encoding baseplate J/gp47 family protein; this translates as MNITEQSFTQADGVERKLTDIVQEIMDRVSNSYLSGLSTVNDWSENGENFKQAVNQGLIQYDLEVLIDLVKQANFIKSAEGDALDDIGERKGVYREEGSFATGTVNLTLTPIPTSNITIYNGTEVSTEDSIIFILKEDITFNTGTGTITADVICDEHGVIGNVKAGTINTIITDLPYNLTVTNPYDFTTGVDEETDDDYRERIRNSSSPGTSLWFEETAKTLVTDALYNLTDYQHGTLVYKPTSGVTTEDLIQLFSKKENSIVNHELTISEAESCAVIDETMSITIYMRANFSFETALEQIIININNYIDKLPLGGVFNPDCLRFYCETVEGVGYASLTGFETVDLTNTEYAIINGDLQINQGD